Proteins encoded within one genomic window of bacterium:
- a CDS encoding right-handed parallel beta-helix repeat-containing protein, with product MNARRLLTGLVLFPLLSAAALYADNAVTAGKLELYPTFECLGLRLGYTGDANSNATAALSYREQGASAWREALPLARIRGNRFAGSLFFLTPGRSYEVKVTVADPDSPQPQTVEGKAVTRSFEFTTGGGRHWYVSPAGDDAAKGTREAPFKTINFAAGKASGGDIVHVLPGLYRESVSVTAAAKGAQYLDFRAEGAVVLSGADPRYDSPVGAGRWQVESPGVYSTAIDWKPGYVGVEGQRLYHYLTRAEFDEFICGEPGGWFQDSSGALSLRLSSGEDPNRLAVQIARLDCGFHLQGAAQVILEGFEIRDYGLTGSGSGVHLDRSARCVVRDCSIHGMQSQVLFSGAAAADNLIERCNLWDTCLPQWPWSMTKGHEEEGGGVMSTGGRGNVVRLCRMRDLFDGLSLSYWDKLDDESYNCDWDIYDNDISSLRDDIMEPEGPCINVRIWNNVCYELFAGISLAPIQVGPTYVLYNVVSGGKIKDIKYMGEEPGWCYILHNTFYGGAWRHNSMEISNPFQTQYYRNNIFYSNAYAMRLRRAPLPTASLDYDCWYSSDDDWSLGYSGTKEKRLFFIDGKELPHLEQVRQEYGWEPHGLQADPRFTDQTAGDFSLSPDSPCLDRGAPLPGINDGFQGAAPDMGAFERGRDAVGAFPLGRPAGPR from the coding sequence ATGAACGCGAGACGGTTGCTGACCGGTCTGGTCCTTTTTCCCTTGCTGAGCGCCGCGGCCCTGTATGCGGACAACGCTGTCACTGCCGGCAAGCTGGAGCTGTACCCCACTTTCGAGTGCCTGGGCCTGCGCCTTGGTTACACCGGGGATGCCAATTCCAACGCCACGGCGGCCTTGAGTTACCGTGAGCAGGGGGCCTCCGCCTGGCGCGAGGCCCTGCCCCTGGCCCGTATCCGCGGCAACCGTTTCGCCGGCAGCCTTTTTTTCCTCACCCCCGGCCGCAGCTATGAAGTCAAAGTGACTGTCGCCGACCCGGACAGCCCCCAGCCGCAGACTGTGGAGGGCAAGGCCGTCACCCGCTCTTTCGAGTTCACCACCGGCGGGGGCCGTCACTGGTATGTGTCGCCCGCGGGCGATGACGCCGCCAAGGGCACGCGAGAGGCGCCTTTCAAGACAATCAACTTCGCAGCCGGCAAGGCGTCCGGTGGCGATATCGTGCACGTGCTGCCCGGCCTCTACCGCGAGAGCGTCAGCGTGACCGCCGCGGCCAAGGGAGCGCAGTATCTTGATTTCCGGGCCGAGGGCGCGGTGGTCCTCTCCGGCGCCGACCCGCGCTACGATAGCCCCGTGGGCGCGGGGCGCTGGCAGGTGGAAAGCCCCGGCGTGTACAGTACGGCTATCGACTGGAAACCGGGCTATGTGGGAGTGGAGGGCCAGCGCCTCTACCACTACCTGACCCGCGCCGAGTTCGACGAGTTCATCTGCGGTGAGCCGGGAGGCTGGTTCCAGGACAGTTCCGGCGCCTTGAGCCTGCGCCTGTCCTCCGGCGAGGACCCCAACCGTCTGGCCGTGCAGATCGCCCGCCTGGACTGCGGTTTCCATCTGCAGGGGGCCGCGCAGGTGATTCTGGAAGGCTTCGAGATACGCGACTACGGCCTGACCGGCTCGGGCAGCGGCGTGCACCTGGACCGTTCCGCGCGCTGCGTGGTCCGCGACTGCTCGATCCACGGCATGCAGAGCCAGGTGCTGTTCAGCGGGGCCGCGGCCGCGGACAACCTGATCGAACGTTGCAACCTCTGGGACACCTGCCTTCCGCAGTGGCCCTGGTCCATGACCAAGGGCCACGAGGAGGAAGGCGGCGGGGTGATGTCCACCGGCGGGCGGGGCAACGTGGTGCGCCTCTGCCGCATGCGCGACCTGTTCGACGGCCTCTCGCTGTCGTACTGGGACAAGCTTGACGACGAGTCGTACAACTGCGACTGGGACATCTACGACAACGACATCTCATCGTTGCGCGACGATATCATGGAGCCGGAGGGCCCCTGCATCAACGTGCGCATCTGGAACAATGTCTGCTACGAGCTGTTCGCCGGCATCTCGCTGGCCCCGATCCAGGTCGGCCCGACCTACGTGCTCTACAACGTGGTCTCGGGCGGCAAGATCAAGGACATCAAGTACATGGGCGAGGAGCCCGGCTGGTGCTACATCCTGCACAACACGTTCTACGGCGGCGCCTGGCGGCACAACAGCATGGAGATATCCAACCCCTTCCAGACCCAATACTACCGGAACAACATCTTCTACTCCAACGCCTATGCCATGCGCCTGCGCCGCGCCCCGCTTCCTACCGCCAGCCTGGATTACGACTGCTGGTACAGCTCGGACGACGACTGGAGCCTCGGCTACTCCGGGACCAAGGAGAAGCGGCTGTTCTTCATCGACGGCAAGGAGCTGCCGCACCTGGAGCAGGTCAGGCAAGAATACGGCTGGGAACCGCACGGCCTCCAGGCCGACCCGCGCTTTACCGACCAGACGGCCGGGGATTTCAGCTTGAGCCCCGACAGCCCCTGCCTGGACCGCGGCGCGCCTCTGCCCGGGATCAACGACGGCTTCCAGGGTGCGGCCCCGGATATGGGGGCGTTCGAGCGCGGGCGCGACGCGGTCGGGGCGTTCCCGCTGGGCCGCCCGGCCGGCCCGCGCTGA
- a CDS encoding gfo/Idh/MocA family oxidoreductase: MRAIPHWMPWQARQGWCTLRIMSIHHLDTFRYWFGDPDRVFASLRPDPRTKFAHTDGIALYTLEYDKTGLRAAAWDDVWTGPCREGAAGDIYIRWRVEGTLGMARGTIGWPRYPAHAPSTLDWTTVADNGAWHSPRWEEVWFPDSFAGPMADLLIALERGEKPPVSGEDNLHTLALVEAAYESARRHAAVSPLEYLKEA, translated from the coding sequence GATGCGGGCCATCCCGCACTGGATGCCCTGGCAGGCGCGCCAGGGCTGGTGCACGCTGCGTATCATGAGCATCCATCACCTGGACACGTTCCGCTACTGGTTCGGCGACCCGGACCGGGTGTTCGCCAGCCTGCGCCCCGACCCGCGGACGAAATTCGCCCACACGGACGGGATCGCGCTCTACACCCTGGAATACGACAAGACAGGCCTGCGCGCCGCGGCCTGGGATGATGTCTGGACCGGGCCCTGCCGCGAGGGCGCGGCCGGGGACATCTACATCCGCTGGCGCGTGGAGGGTACACTTGGTATGGCCCGCGGCACCATCGGCTGGCCGCGCTACCCGGCCCACGCTCCCAGCACCCTGGACTGGACCACGGTGGCCGACAACGGCGCCTGGCACAGCCCGCGCTGGGAGGAGGTCTGGTTCCCCGACTCGTTCGCCGGGCCCATGGCCGACCTTCTGATCGCCCTGGAGCGCGGGGAGAAGCCTCCAGTCTCGGGCGAGGACAACCTTCACACCCTGGCCCTGGTCGAGGCGGCCTACGAGTCGGCGCGCCGCCACGCCGCGGTCAGCCCGCTCGAATACCTGAAGGAGGCCTGA
- a CDS encoding sugar phosphate isomerase/epimerase, whose translation MQLGIINSAFSQVGVDFATGIRHIREIGFDTVDIQTEAWGVCAAEKEMIVRECRANGLPIVSLTCCALGIADFAGPVRRFHLDRVKAFLDLTAAVGGRNLLLVLGEYIWQKEVIPPAAQWGWAVEAVREAGEYAKKLGLEIVIELEPFHMSIVNTVDLMAAFIREVAHPAVFANIDVSHVVLSGAKPEELRKFKGLAHHVHFSDCDGKVHGDLPPGQGVIDFKPWMRELAALDMPGVLSIELEFCPQPERIVDWVREAYRETARLMAEAGLRPLK comes from the coding sequence ATGCAGCTCGGGATAATCAACAGCGCGTTCTCGCAGGTCGGGGTGGATTTCGCCACCGGCATCCGGCACATCCGCGAAATCGGTTTCGACACGGTGGACATCCAGACCGAGGCCTGGGGCGTCTGCGCAGCCGAGAAAGAGATGATCGTGCGCGAGTGCCGGGCCAACGGCCTGCCCATTGTCTCTCTCACCTGCTGCGCCCTGGGCATCGCCGATTTCGCCGGGCCGGTGCGCCGCTTCCACCTGGACCGGGTCAAGGCCTTCCTCGACCTGACAGCCGCGGTCGGCGGCCGCAACCTCCTTCTGGTCCTGGGTGAGTACATCTGGCAGAAAGAGGTCATCCCGCCCGCGGCGCAGTGGGGCTGGGCCGTGGAGGCGGTGCGCGAGGCCGGGGAGTACGCGAAAAAGCTGGGCCTTGAGATAGTGATCGAGCTGGAGCCGTTCCACATGTCGATAGTGAACACCGTGGACCTGATGGCCGCGTTCATCCGCGAGGTGGCCCACCCGGCCGTGTTCGCCAACATCGATGTCAGCCACGTGGTGCTTTCGGGCGCGAAGCCGGAGGAGCTGCGCAAGTTCAAGGGCCTGGCCCATCACGTGCATTTCTCCGACTGCGACGGCAAGGTCCACGGCGACCTTCCCCCCGGCCAGGGTGTGATCGATTTCAAGCCCTGGATGCGCGAGCTGGCCGCGCTCGATATGCCGGGCGTGCTGAGTATCGAGCTGGAGTTCTGCCCGCAGCCGGAGCGGATCGTGGACTGGGTGCGCGAGGCCTACCGCGAGACCGCCCGCCTGATGGCCGAGGCTGGGCTGCGGCCGCTGAAATAG